The Quercus robur chromosome 7, dhQueRobu3.1, whole genome shotgun sequence genome has a segment encoding these proteins:
- the LOC126692092 gene encoding uncharacterized protein LOC126692092 isoform X2, which yields MAMGSASGCVWRSPLSFSCSSASSTTSSSSNDDVADRMVKIELEAAEALADLAHLAVSLESSGGTGCDSPGEWGSKGKRAKKRVKSESPPADSALNNSNPPLALDSVPTSSDLAEDQTVASLQQCEKICTSVFKEPEKEEQDPSKTDSKDEQDSELPKPTPNRTMSYASFGFRKSRRNLTEAEKEERRIRRVLANRESARQTIRRRQALCEELARKAADLQWENENLKREKELALKKYQSLETTNKLLKEQMVKAIKVEVEETPPEHKSVDVATSTSSSTNCPLFLFDRPPLMPVFWPSIIPSQNPVPSLHGRQSATVIPSNIDMPGGTCRPDISLEQDNHIDLNGPRTPFYVLPYPWFFPLPDHGNGLQPHPSIGMENKQEETSHNNQYSASSSSNTVVHVENHHCSLPIKVKTEATASTEARPTNDLNKTPVGCPSDGGGQHTVVHSNEMLFTPAPQDCVQPASTVNHENRLQSDYTLSEKPSKSCHIVTALPEKNQELAIYSNKKLTDAVAAAEARKRRKELTKLKNLNGRQCRMHC from the exons atgGCTATGGGTTCTGCTTCTGGTTGTGTTTGGAGGAGCCCTTTGTCTTTCTCGTGTTCTAGTGCTTCTTCTACGACGTCGTCTTCGTCCAACGATGACGTGGCGGATCGGATGGTGAAGATTGAGCTTGAGGCGGCGGAGGCTTTAGCTGATTTGGCGCATTTGGCGGTGAGTCTAGAGAGTAGTGGCGGTACTGGCTGTGACTCACCTGGTGAATGGGGAAGCAAAGGAAAACGAGCCAAGAAGCGAGTCAAGAGCGAGTCTCCCCCGGCTGACTCGGCGTTGAATAACTCGAACCCACCGCTAGCACTGGACTCGGTTCCTACCTCTTCGGATCTCGCTGAG GATCAAACAGTAGCAAGTCTGCAGCAATGTGAAAAGATATGCACTAGTGTATTTAAAGAACCAGAAAAAGAGGAGCAGGACCCAAGCAAGACAGATTCAAAGGATGAGCAGGATTCAGAATTGCCTAAACCAACTCCCAACCGTACGATGAGTTATGCATCATTTGGTTTCCGTAAATCAAGACGAAATTTAACTGAG GCTGAAAAGGAAGAACGGAGAATTCGTAGGGTATTAGCAAACAGAGAATCAGCCAGGCAGACCATTCGCCGTAGGCAG GCTCTTTGTGAGGAGTTGGCCAGAAAAGCTGCTGACCTACAAtgggagaatgaaaatttgaagcgG GAAAAGGAGCTGGCTTTGAAAAAGTATCAGTCCTTGGAGACCACAAATAAACTCTTAAAGGAGCAA ATGGTAAAGGCAATAAAGGTTGAGGTTGAGGAAACTCCACCTGAGCATAAGTCAGTTGATGTTGCAACCTCTACGTCTTCATCTACAAATTGCCCTTTGTTCTTGTTTGACCGTCCTCCACTTATGCCTGTTTTCTGGCCTTCCATCATTCCATCTCAAAATCCTGTTCCATCATTACATGGGAGACAAAGTGCTACTGTCATTCCGTCAAACATTGACATGCCAGGAGGTACTTGCAGGCCTGATATTTCTCTAGAACAAGATAACCACATAGATCTCAATGGGCCTAGAACCCCGTTTTATGTATTGCCATATCCTTGGTTCTTCCCTCTTCCTGATCATGGGAATGGACTCCAACCTCATCCCTCCATTGGCATGGAAAATAAACAGGAAGAAACTTCTCATAATAACCAATATAGTGCTAGTTCATCTTCAAATACTGTAGTTCATGTAGAGAACCACCATTGCTCTCTGCCCATTAAAGTAAAGACAGAAGCTACTGCTTCAACAGAAGCCAGACCTACTAATGACCTAAACAAGACCCCAGTTGGGTGCCCTTCAGATGGAGGTGGTCAGCATACAGTAGTCCACTCTAATGAGATGCTCTTTACACCTGCACCACAAGATTGTGTACAACCTGCATCTACTGTAAACCACGAGAACAGGCTCCAATCAGATTACACTTTGAGTGAAAAACCTTCAAAATCTTGTCATATTGTTACTGCTTTGCCAGAAAAGAATCAAGAATTAGCCATTTACTCAAATAAGAAGCTAACGGATGCGGTTGCTGCAGCAGAAGCGAGAAAGAGGAGGAAGGAACTGACAAAGCTTAAGAATCTCAATGGCCGTCAATGTCGAATGCATTGTTGA
- the LOC126692091 gene encoding subtilisin-like protease SBT4.15: protein MFRNLLLLVFSLCLVTTLVHGSNDNERKEYIVYMGALQGAGTSAMVDHHNLLLTAIGDEDIARESKIYTYRKSFNGFVARLLPHEVQSLIAEKRVVSVFPNTVRKLHTTRTWDFLGMSETLSRANAQKESDIIVGLLDSGIWAEAPSFNDTGYGPVPIKWRGKCVDFPGCNRKVVGAKYFNLNQTYTDQDTPSPVDDEGHGTHTSSTVAGVFVKDASLYGLGTGTARGGVPSARIAMYKVCWVNGCSDKDVLAAFDEAIADGVDLISASMGGPSRSFFEDPIAIGSFHAMTKGILTSCSAGNDGPDTSTVQNVAPWIMTVAASGTDRQYRTVATLGSGEHFSGISINTFSPQKMMYPLTSGALAVNVSEPYGNASACDFGTLDKNKVMGKIVYCLGSNGQDYSIKRSGGAGAIMTLEDDTDTAYSTVIPGTSIFPRDSKMIEQYINSTKNPQAVIQKSITINVSAPFVASFSSRGPQNINLNILKPDISAPGIDILAAYSKLPTTTGFPSDDRHTVFNIISGTSMACPHASAAAVYVKSIHPDWSPAAVKSALMTTATPMKIIDADAELGSGSGQINPTQAVNPGLIYDISTSDYISFLCKEGNNNTVIGLIVGGTENIDCTKFKPAQGTDGLNYPTMHTQLDSNSTSISATFYRTVTNVGYATSVYTSKVTSPRGLIVKVIPETLKFSKLNENQSFTVEVKGGLEPFGSKLLSALLEWSDSKYNVKSHIVILRPLAD from the exons ATGTTCCGAAATCTACTTCTGCTTGTTTTTAGTCTGTGTCTTGTAACAACGTTGGTCCATGGATCAAATGACAATGAAAGAAAG gaATACATTGTCTACATGGGAGCACTGCAAGGTGCTGGAACTTCTGCGATGGTCGACCACCACAACCTGCTTTTGACGGCAATTGGAGA tgaGGATATTGCAAGAGAATCTAAAATATATACCTACAGAAAGAGCTTCAATGGGTTTGTAGCCAGGCTCTTGCCTCATGAAGTACAGAGCTTAATAG CTGAAAAGAGGGTTGTATCAGTTTTTCCAAACACAGTGCGCAAACTTCACACAACGAGAACATGGGACTTCTTAGGAATGTCTGAAACACTGAGTCGAGCAAACGCTCAAAAAGAGAGCGATATTATTGTTGGCCTCTTGGATTcag GAATATGGGCCGAAGCTCCTAGTTTTAATGACACAGGCTATGGACCTGTCCCGATTAAATGGAGAGGCAAATGCGTAGACTTCCCTGGCTGCAACAG AAAGGTGGTAGGTGCAAAATACTTCAATCTGAACCAAACTTATACTGATCAAGATACTCCAAGTCCGGTTGATGACGAAGGTCATGGCACTCATACTTCATCCACTGTAGCTGGTGTATTCGTCAAGGATGCAAGCCTCTATGGTCTAGGCACAGGCACCGCACGTGGTGGCGTGCCATCGGCACGTATTGCCATGTACAAGGTGTGCTGGGTTAATGGTTGCAGTGACAAAGACGTTTTGGCTGCGTTTGATGAAGCCATTGCTGATGGGGTGGACTTGATATCAGCCTCCATGGGTGGTCCATCCAGGTCCTTTTTTGAAGACCCTATTGCCATTGGATCTTTTCATGCAATGACGAAGGGGATTCTGACTTCCTGCTCTGCTGGGAATGATGGGCCTGATACTTCAACGGTGCAGAATGTTGCTCCGTGGATAATGACCGTGGCTGCTTCTGGTACTGATAGGCAGTATAGGACTGTGGCTACTCTGGGTAGTGGCGAGCACTTTTCT GGAATTTCAATCAATACATTTTCACCACAAAAAATGATGTACCCACTAACAAGTGGAGCCCTTGCAGTTAATGTTAGTGAACCCTATGGGAATGCCAG TGCTTGTGATTTCGGGACACTAGACAAGAATAAGGTGATGGGAAAGATAGTGTACTGCCTGGGAAGCAACGGCCAGGATTACAGCATCAAAAGGTCCGGTGGTGCGGGAGCAATCATGACGCTTGAAGATGACACAGATACAGCCTACTCCACTGTCATCCCTGGGACCTCCATTTTCCCCAGGGACAGCAAAATGATTGAGCAGTATATTAATTCCACCAA GAACCCTCAGGCTGTAATACAAAAGTCAATTACTATTAATGTTAGTGCTCCCTTTGTGGCTTCTTTCTCATCCAGAGGTCCTCAAAATATCAATCTCAACATCCTTAAG CCTGATATTTCAGCACCAGGAATAGACATATTAGCTGCTTATTCAAAACTACCAACAACAACAGGGTTTCCGAGTGATGATCGACACACAGTATTCAACATAATATCAGGAACATCTATGGCTTGCCCTCATGCATCAGCAGCTGCTGTTTATGTCAAGTCCATCCATCCTGACTGGTCACCTGCTGCAGTCAAGTCTGCTCTCATGACTACAG CCACTCCTATGAAAATCATAGACGCAGACGCCGAGCTGGGTTCCGGATCAGGACAAATAAACCCAACACAAGCAGTGAACCCTGGACTCATCTATGACATTTCCACGAGTGACTATATCAGTTTCCTATGCAAAGAAGGCAACAACAACACAGTAATTGGCCTAATTGTTGGGGGCACAGAAAATATTGACTGCACCAAATTCAAGCCAGCACAAGGCACTGATGGCCTTAACTACCCAACTATGCATACCCAGCTCGACAGTAACAGTACAAGTATCTCGGCCACCTTCTACCGGACCGTGACTAACGTAGGATATGCCACATCGGTGTACACATCGAAGGTGACATCACCAAGGGGTCTAATTGTGAAAGTTATCCCAGAAACTTTGAAGTTCAGCAAGTTGAATGAGAACCAATCTTTCACCGTTGAGGTGAAAGGCGGTTTAGAGCCATTTGGGAGTAAGCTACTCTCGGCTTTGCTAGAGTGGAGTGACTCTAAATACAATGTTAAGAGCCATATCGTTATCCTTAGGCCATTAGCTGATTAG
- the LOC126692092 gene encoding uncharacterized protein LOC126692092 isoform X1, with amino-acid sequence MAMGSASGCVWRSPLSFSCSSASSTTSSSSNDDVADRMVKIELEAAEALADLAHLAVSLESSGGTGCDSPGEWGSKGKRAKKRVKSESPPADSALNNSNPPLALDSVPTSSDLAEQDQTVASLQQCEKICTSVFKEPEKEEQDPSKTDSKDEQDSELPKPTPNRTMSYASFGFRKSRRNLTEAEKEERRIRRVLANRESARQTIRRRQALCEELARKAADLQWENENLKREKELALKKYQSLETTNKLLKEQMVKAIKVEVEETPPEHKSVDVATSTSSSTNCPLFLFDRPPLMPVFWPSIIPSQNPVPSLHGRQSATVIPSNIDMPGGTCRPDISLEQDNHIDLNGPRTPFYVLPYPWFFPLPDHGNGLQPHPSIGMENKQEETSHNNQYSASSSSNTVVHVENHHCSLPIKVKTEATASTEARPTNDLNKTPVGCPSDGGGQHTVVHSNEMLFTPAPQDCVQPASTVNHENRLQSDYTLSEKPSKSCHIVTALPEKNQELAIYSNKKLTDAVAAAEARKRRKELTKLKNLNGRQCRMHC; translated from the exons atgGCTATGGGTTCTGCTTCTGGTTGTGTTTGGAGGAGCCCTTTGTCTTTCTCGTGTTCTAGTGCTTCTTCTACGACGTCGTCTTCGTCCAACGATGACGTGGCGGATCGGATGGTGAAGATTGAGCTTGAGGCGGCGGAGGCTTTAGCTGATTTGGCGCATTTGGCGGTGAGTCTAGAGAGTAGTGGCGGTACTGGCTGTGACTCACCTGGTGAATGGGGAAGCAAAGGAAAACGAGCCAAGAAGCGAGTCAAGAGCGAGTCTCCCCCGGCTGACTCGGCGTTGAATAACTCGAACCCACCGCTAGCACTGGACTCGGTTCCTACCTCTTCGGATCTCGCTGAG caGGATCAAACAGTAGCAAGTCTGCAGCAATGTGAAAAGATATGCACTAGTGTATTTAAAGAACCAGAAAAAGAGGAGCAGGACCCAAGCAAGACAGATTCAAAGGATGAGCAGGATTCAGAATTGCCTAAACCAACTCCCAACCGTACGATGAGTTATGCATCATTTGGTTTCCGTAAATCAAGACGAAATTTAACTGAG GCTGAAAAGGAAGAACGGAGAATTCGTAGGGTATTAGCAAACAGAGAATCAGCCAGGCAGACCATTCGCCGTAGGCAG GCTCTTTGTGAGGAGTTGGCCAGAAAAGCTGCTGACCTACAAtgggagaatgaaaatttgaagcgG GAAAAGGAGCTGGCTTTGAAAAAGTATCAGTCCTTGGAGACCACAAATAAACTCTTAAAGGAGCAA ATGGTAAAGGCAATAAAGGTTGAGGTTGAGGAAACTCCACCTGAGCATAAGTCAGTTGATGTTGCAACCTCTACGTCTTCATCTACAAATTGCCCTTTGTTCTTGTTTGACCGTCCTCCACTTATGCCTGTTTTCTGGCCTTCCATCATTCCATCTCAAAATCCTGTTCCATCATTACATGGGAGACAAAGTGCTACTGTCATTCCGTCAAACATTGACATGCCAGGAGGTACTTGCAGGCCTGATATTTCTCTAGAACAAGATAACCACATAGATCTCAATGGGCCTAGAACCCCGTTTTATGTATTGCCATATCCTTGGTTCTTCCCTCTTCCTGATCATGGGAATGGACTCCAACCTCATCCCTCCATTGGCATGGAAAATAAACAGGAAGAAACTTCTCATAATAACCAATATAGTGCTAGTTCATCTTCAAATACTGTAGTTCATGTAGAGAACCACCATTGCTCTCTGCCCATTAAAGTAAAGACAGAAGCTACTGCTTCAACAGAAGCCAGACCTACTAATGACCTAAACAAGACCCCAGTTGGGTGCCCTTCAGATGGAGGTGGTCAGCATACAGTAGTCCACTCTAATGAGATGCTCTTTACACCTGCACCACAAGATTGTGTACAACCTGCATCTACTGTAAACCACGAGAACAGGCTCCAATCAGATTACACTTTGAGTGAAAAACCTTCAAAATCTTGTCATATTGTTACTGCTTTGCCAGAAAAGAATCAAGAATTAGCCATTTACTCAAATAAGAAGCTAACGGATGCGGTTGCTGCAGCAGAAGCGAGAAAGAGGAGGAAGGAACTGACAAAGCTTAAGAATCTCAATGGCCGTCAATGTCGAATGCATTGTTGA